A portion of the Desulfovibrio porci genome contains these proteins:
- a CDS encoding GDSL-type esterase/lipase family protein yields MPRAFTPTWFFFGDSLTLGVNDNRMPGGWVSRLALLGQEAGLYRFPPATFYNLGARRQSTADLARRWRQEVDCRQMPGMIPHLLFCTGVVDMAAPGGGQPLALDKSLFCLRDILAEAAPLAPTLIVSPPPVADPAVRRRIAELGAAQAALCAELGLPFADIHAALAASRGYMDDLSDGLHPGPEGCTIMAELLLAQTPVHDFLRTDMDEEEN; encoded by the coding sequence ATGCCACGAGCTTTTACTCCCACTTGGTTCTTCTTCGGCGACTCCCTGACCCTAGGAGTCAATGACAACCGCATGCCCGGCGGCTGGGTCAGCCGTCTGGCCCTTCTGGGGCAGGAGGCGGGCCTCTACCGCTTCCCCCCGGCCACATTTTACAACCTTGGCGCGCGTCGTCAGTCCACGGCGGACCTGGCCCGGCGCTGGCGTCAGGAAGTGGATTGCCGCCAGATGCCCGGCATGATTCCCCACCTGCTCTTCTGCACGGGCGTGGTGGACATGGCCGCTCCCGGCGGCGGCCAGCCCTTGGCTCTGGACAAATCCCTGTTCTGCCTGCGTGACATACTGGCCGAGGCCGCCCCGCTGGCCCCCACTCTGATCGTCAGCCCGCCGCCGGTGGCTGACCCCGCCGTACGTCGGCGCATCGCGGAACTCGGCGCGGCACAGGCCGCCCTCTGCGCGGAACTGGGCCTGCCGTTCGCCGACATCCACGCCGCCCTGGCAGCTTCCCGCGGTTATATGGACGACTTGAGCGACGGCCTGCATCCCGGTCCCGAAGGCTGCACCATTATGGCGGAACTGCTGCTGGCGCAAACGCCCGTGCACGACTTCCTGCGCACGGACATGGATGAAGAGGAAAACTGA
- a CDS encoding TIGR03960 family B12-binding radical SAM protein encodes MRELLPLLPKPSRYAGIEDGACRKDPARARLRLALAFPDTYEVGMSYLGQKILYGIVNAHEGWWAERVMAPDREAGAVLRANNAPLCTLESDTPLADLHCVSFSITHELCYTNVLYMLDLAGIPLRSAQRSQDLTACPLVIAGGGALLSAEPLTPFMDLMVLGDGEESLPDVLRLLESTLDQGWSRDQLLREARLIPGVYVPSLFSAGDGGTPVPLLPDYTRPARRIVADLNAAAYPTRQVVPVGAVHNRLSLEIARGCTRGCRFCHAGMVYRPVRERSLANITSLLDDCLRETGFDEISFLSLSTGDFSALKTLCHGVLDRCAREQISLSLPSLRVGSIDDEIIERMADLRRTGCTLAPEAGSQRLRDVINKGVSEEDLLLHAQKLLEHGWRQVKLYFMIGLPTETDEDLAAIAELCRKVRDAAGRGGPRLQVTGALSPFVPKPFTPFQWEAQISREEISRRVHLVRELFKGQKCLKLHWHEPAMSHLEGILSRADRRMADVVEKAYRKGAIFCSWMEGFDLAPWLEALDECGISAETCIGAREPGASLPWSHLEAGVAEDFLLRERERALAGKITQDCRYGACRQCGACDTKAAPSRLPHAAAAEPDAALHRNRLIFAQRDQNAHEPRRDEEGRLICRAQSNRPPQIAEELTHKAAQYRIWHSKMGGSACLSQLELQAVLERALRRAALPLAFSQGFHPLPLLSFGRALPVGVESRAEWFALTLHKILAPREVSARLDPLLPPGMSVLRVDVVDKSRRTEQAEAETFSLRLPTDEENAAAVRCFADFAALSTFPHTRQTKKGQRSADIRPLLLRWEAGPAQSDTRSGADAAVTFVADWRNLYLSPLLFCLAVLAPLGPEEHLRPRLRLLKTAQTFADSQTYP; translated from the coding sequence ATGCGCGAGCTTCTGCCCCTGCTGCCCAAACCCAGCCGCTATGCAGGCATAGAGGACGGCGCCTGCCGCAAAGACCCTGCGCGGGCGCGTCTGCGTCTGGCCCTGGCTTTTCCCGACACCTATGAAGTGGGCATGTCCTACCTGGGGCAGAAAATCCTCTACGGCATCGTCAACGCCCATGAGGGCTGGTGGGCCGAGCGGGTTATGGCCCCGGACCGTGAAGCCGGAGCCGTTCTGCGCGCCAACAACGCCCCGCTCTGCACGCTCGAATCGGACACGCCGCTGGCCGACCTGCACTGCGTTTCCTTTTCCATCACACACGAGCTCTGTTACACCAATGTGCTCTACATGCTGGATCTGGCCGGGATTCCCCTGCGGTCGGCCCAACGCAGCCAGGATTTGACGGCCTGCCCCCTGGTCATTGCCGGCGGCGGCGCACTGCTGAGCGCCGAACCTTTGACGCCCTTCATGGATCTGATGGTTCTGGGCGACGGCGAGGAGAGCCTGCCTGACGTGCTGCGCCTGCTGGAGAGCACCCTGGATCAGGGCTGGAGCCGTGATCAACTGCTGCGCGAGGCCCGGCTGATTCCCGGCGTGTACGTGCCGTCGCTTTTTTCCGCCGGGGACGGCGGCACGCCTGTTCCGCTGCTGCCCGATTACACCCGCCCGGCGCGCCGTATCGTGGCGGACCTGAATGCGGCGGCCTATCCCACCCGGCAGGTGGTGCCCGTGGGCGCGGTGCACAACCGTCTTTCCCTGGAAATAGCGCGCGGCTGCACGCGCGGCTGCCGCTTCTGCCACGCGGGCATGGTCTACCGGCCCGTGCGCGAGCGCTCCCTGGCCAATATCACCAGCCTGCTGGACGACTGCCTGCGCGAAACCGGTTTCGACGAAATTTCCTTCCTTTCTCTGAGCACCGGGGATTTTTCCGCCCTCAAAACCCTCTGTCACGGCGTGCTGGACCGCTGCGCGCGCGAGCAGATCAGCCTTTCCCTGCCGTCCCTGCGCGTGGGCTCCATTGACGACGAGATCATTGAGCGCATGGCCGATCTGCGCCGCACCGGCTGCACTCTGGCCCCGGAGGCGGGCAGCCAGCGCCTGCGCGACGTCATCAACAAGGGCGTCAGTGAGGAAGACCTGCTGCTGCACGCCCAGAAACTGCTGGAACACGGCTGGCGGCAGGTCAAGCTCTACTTCATGATCGGCCTGCCCACGGAAACGGACGAAGATCTGGCCGCCATAGCCGAACTCTGCCGCAAGGTGCGCGACGCCGCCGGACGCGGCGGCCCGCGCCTTCAGGTCACGGGTGCCCTGTCGCCCTTTGTGCCCAAGCCTTTCACGCCCTTCCAGTGGGAAGCCCAGATCAGCCGGGAGGAGATCAGCCGTCGGGTGCACCTGGTGCGGGAGTTGTTCAAGGGTCAGAAATGCCTGAAACTGCACTGGCATGAACCGGCCATGAGCCATCTTGAAGGTATTTTGTCCCGCGCGGACCGCCGCATGGCCGATGTGGTGGAAAAGGCCTACCGCAAGGGCGCGATTTTTTGCAGTTGGATGGAAGGCTTTGACCTCGCGCCCTGGCTGGAAGCCCTGGACGAATGCGGCATCAGCGCCGAAACCTGCATCGGCGCGCGCGAACCGGGCGCTTCTCTACCCTGGAGCCATTTGGAAGCCGGAGTCGCCGAGGACTTTCTGCTGCGCGAGCGCGAACGCGCCCTGGCCGGGAAAATCACTCAGGATTGCCGCTACGGAGCCTGCCGCCAATGCGGCGCGTGCGACACTAAGGCCGCTCCCTCACGTCTGCCGCATGCCGCCGCGGCGGAGCCGGACGCGGCCCTGCACCGCAACCGCCTGATCTTCGCGCAGCGCGACCAGAATGCGCATGAGCCGCGTCGGGACGAGGAGGGCCGACTGATCTGCCGCGCCCAATCCAACCGTCCGCCCCAAATCGCTGAGGAACTCACCCACAAGGCGGCCCAGTATCGCATCTGGCACAGCAAAATGGGCGGCAGCGCCTGCCTGAGCCAGTTGGAGCTGCAAGCAGTGCTGGAGCGCGCCCTGCGCCGGGCGGCCCTGCCCCTGGCCTTTTCCCAGGGCTTCCATCCGTTGCCGCTGCTTTCCTTCGGCCGGGCCCTGCCCGTGGGCGTGGAAAGCAGGGCTGAATGGTTCGCCCTGACGCTGCACAAAATTCTTGCGCCGAGAGAAGTTTCCGCCCGTCTGGATCCGCTGCTGCCGCCGGGCATGTCCGTACTGCGCGTCGACGTGGTCGACAAAAGCCGCCGTACGGAGCAGGCCGAGGCCGAAACCTTTTCCCTTCGCCTGCCCACTGACGAGGAAAACGCCGCTGCCGTGCGCTGTTTCGCGGATTTCGCCGCTCTGTCCACGTTTCCCCACACCCGGCAGACAAAAAAGGGCCAGCGCAGCGCGGATATCCGGCCTCTTCTGCTGCGCTGGGAGGCGGGTCCGGCCCAATCCGACACGCGCAGCGGCGCGGACGCGGCCGTGACATTTGTGGCTGACTGGCGTAATCTTTATTTGTCGCCCCTGCTTTTTTGTCTGGCTGTTCTTGCGCCGCTGGGGCCTGAAGAGCATCTGCGTCCCCGTCTGCGGCTGCTCAAAACGGCACAGACGTTCGCGGACTCTCAAACATATCCATAG
- the rnc gene encoding ribonuclease III, with the protein MSTADLPTCATPSQARAALEERLGHVFARPELLDLALTHSSWANECDGGQRHNERQEFLGDAVLELCVSWELFRRFPDAREGELTKLRARLVSTVSLAERAREFGLDGLLKLGRGEERQGGRGRDSVLSDVLEAVLAAVYEDGGFAAAQKAVARIFEPHWPQAAGQPQRKDYKTRLQEVAQQLFKERPVYAQLASHGPEHAKIFEVSLHLPDGREFTASGTSCKKAEQEAARQALNALEPAGENSDMCPSSIS; encoded by the coding sequence ATGAGCACCGCTGATTTACCCACCTGCGCGACGCCTTCGCAGGCCCGCGCCGCTTTGGAAGAACGGTTGGGCCATGTCTTTGCCCGCCCGGAACTGCTTGATCTGGCCCTGACCCACAGCTCCTGGGCCAACGAGTGTGACGGCGGCCAGCGCCACAATGAACGGCAGGAATTTCTGGGCGACGCCGTGTTGGAACTCTGCGTCTCCTGGGAATTATTCCGCCGCTTTCCGGATGCCCGGGAAGGGGAACTGACCAAACTGCGCGCGCGGCTGGTGAGCACTGTCAGCCTGGCCGAACGGGCGCGGGAGTTCGGCTTGGACGGCCTGCTGAAATTAGGCAGGGGGGAGGAGCGTCAGGGCGGCCGCGGCCGGGATTCCGTCCTCAGTGATGTGCTGGAGGCGGTGCTTGCCGCCGTGTACGAAGATGGAGGCTTTGCCGCCGCGCAAAAGGCGGTGGCCCGCATTTTTGAGCCGCATTGGCCACAGGCTGCCGGGCAACCGCAAAGAAAGGATTACAAGACGCGCTTGCAGGAAGTGGCGCAACAGTTGTTCAAGGAACGGCCGGTCTATGCCCAACTGGCAAGCCATGGTCCCGAACACGCCAAAATTTTTGAAGTTTCTCTGCATCTGCCGGACGGCAGAGAGTTTACGGCCAGCGGCACAAGCTGTAAGAAAGCCGAACAGGAAGCCGCCCGTCAGGCCCTGAACGCGCTGGAACCCGCCGGAGAGAATTCGGATATGTGCCCTTCATCCATATCATAA
- a CDS encoding flagellin N-terminal helical domain-containing protein: protein MSLVINHNMMAANTARNLNAHYSQLSKSTERLSTGLRVNSAADDAAGLAIRELQRADIATLHQGARNANDSISLIQTADGALGVIDEKLTRMKELAEQAATGTYDSTQRLMIESEYQAMASEITRIANATDFNGIKLLDGNLSSSVHDGSGMTSTGKLKVHFGTGNDSAEDYYYITIGNCTASALGVGNQAIDAATGELRAGGTISTQEAAQKTLVALTDAIVSKDKIRAHLGAMQNRLENTITNLNTQAENLQAAESRISDVDVATEMTQFVRTQILSQSAVAMLSQANSLPQMAMQLIGG from the coding sequence ATGTCTTTGGTCATTAACCACAATATGATGGCCGCCAACACGGCCCGAAACCTGAATGCGCATTACTCTCAGTTGAGCAAGTCCACCGAGCGCCTTTCCACGGGCCTGCGGGTCAACAGCGCGGCGGACGACGCCGCCGGTCTGGCCATCCGCGAGTTGCAGCGCGCGGACATCGCCACTCTGCACCAGGGCGCGCGCAACGCCAACGACTCCATCTCCCTGATCCAGACCGCCGACGGCGCGCTGGGCGTCATCGACGAAAAATTGACCCGCATGAAGGAACTGGCCGAACAGGCCGCCACCGGCACCTATGATTCCACCCAGCGTCTGATGATCGAATCCGAATATCAGGCCATGGCCTCGGAAATCACCCGTATCGCCAATGCCACGGACTTCAACGGCATCAAGCTGCTGGACGGCAACCTGTCAAGCAGCGTGCATGACGGCAGCGGCATGACCTCCACCGGCAAACTGAAGGTCCACTTCGGCACCGGCAACGATTCCGCCGAAGACTATTACTATATCACCATCGGCAATTGCACGGCTTCGGCCCTGGGCGTGGGCAATCAGGCCATCGACGCCGCCACGGGCGAGTTGCGCGCGGGCGGCACCATCTCCACCCAGGAGGCCGCCCAGAAAACGCTGGTGGCCCTGACCGACGCCATCGTGTCCAAGGATAAGATCCGCGCGCATTTGGGCGCCATGCAGAACCGCCTGGAAAATACCATCACCAACCTGAATACGCAGGCAGAAAATCTTCAGGCCGCGGAATCCCGTATTTCCGACGTGGACGTGGCCACGGAAATGACGCAGTTCGTCAGGACCCAGATTTTGAGTCAGAGTGCGGTAGCCATGCTCTCGCAAGCGAACTCGCTGCCCCAGATGGCCATGCAGCTCATCGGCGGCTAG
- a CDS encoding tyrosine-type recombinase/integrase yields MIEWQRLEVGIRARIHPTRKHGALPDRYFVLRYSVDGIKKQEALGWASRGWTLAKARDELAKLRAAARTGEGPVTLKEKRELARMAREAAQAAEQQKIAISGLWERYRAAHAQRASIAHDACNYKHFAELHGLTTDLLRTAQLDALREKLFAQGKAPQTVKHVLGLLRRIIRWSVSRGLCRPPDPSRLHFEMPRVDNQRTECLTPEQAKRLFQVLDASPERNLAALLRLALATGLRRKALFGLRWDDLDFRQGVLVLRGEHAKKGRTAYLPMTPAVRAILENIERTDSPYVFPGKNGGKRGEARAFCRRVRELCGLPKDFRMLHGLRHTYASWLASSGQVDLFSLQRLLTHESPQMTLRYAHLADSALRRAAGVIDACLRKARTAQPTVPPRGTTAAQANSADFS; encoded by the coding sequence ATGATTGAATGGCAGAGGTTAGAAGTAGGCATCCGCGCCCGCATCCATCCCACGCGCAAGCATGGCGCGCTGCCGGACAGATATTTTGTATTACGTTATAGCGTGGACGGCATCAAAAAACAGGAAGCCCTCGGCTGGGCCAGCCGGGGTTGGACTCTGGCCAAGGCCCGTGACGAATTGGCCAAGTTGCGGGCAGCCGCCCGCACTGGCGAAGGGCCCGTGACCCTGAAGGAAAAAAGGGAGTTGGCCCGAATGGCCCGGGAAGCGGCCCAAGCCGCCGAACAGCAAAAAATCGCCATCTCCGGGCTCTGGGAGCGCTACCGGGCCGCACACGCACAGAGGGCGAGCATCGCGCATGACGCATGCAATTATAAACACTTTGCCGAGTTGCACGGCCTGACCACAGATCTGCTGCGCACCGCGCAACTGGATGCTCTGCGGGAAAAACTTTTCGCTCAGGGCAAGGCTCCGCAGACCGTCAAGCACGTCCTGGGCCTGTTGCGGCGCATCATCCGCTGGTCGGTCTCACGCGGGCTTTGTCGGCCGCCGGACCCCTCTCGCCTGCATTTTGAAATGCCCAGGGTGGACAATCAGAGAACAGAATGCCTGACTCCGGAGCAGGCCAAACGGCTTTTTCAGGTGCTGGATGCGTCACCTGAACGCAACCTGGCCGCCCTGCTTCGTCTGGCTCTGGCCACAGGCTTGCGTCGCAAGGCGCTGTTCGGTTTGCGGTGGGATGATCTGGACTTTCGGCAGGGAGTACTCGTACTGCGCGGCGAGCACGCCAAAAAAGGCCGCACCGCCTATCTGCCCATGACTCCCGCCGTCCGCGCCATTCTGGAAAATATTGAACGCACGGACTCTCCTTACGTCTTTCCGGGCAAAAACGGCGGCAAGCGCGGCGAGGCTCGCGCCTTTTGCCGCCGGGTGCGGGAACTCTGCGGTCTTCCCAAAGATTTCCGCATGCTGCACGGCCTGCGGCATACCTATGCCTCGTGGCTGGCGTCCAGCGGTCAGGTGGATCTTTTCAGCCTCCAGCGTCTGCTCACCCATGAAAGTCCACAGATGACCCTGCGCTACGCCCACCTGGCGGACAGCGCCCTGCGGCGCGCCGCGGGCGTCATTGACGCCTGTCTGCGAAAAGCCCGCACAGCTCAACCCACCGTCCCGCCGCGCGGCACAACGGCGGCACAGGCGAACTCCGCCGACTTCTCGTAA
- a CDS encoding flagellar hook-basal body complex protein, whose product MDFNDYLYLSGGSASGPTQIGAGVSTYAVLGDYSQGSFESSNSGTDLAIDGNGYFGVRKPNSNQTYYTRAGDFYFNQNRELQNPEGYLLQGWKVDNEKKLTFNGGATNLGTSKTVESAYVGSGTPTDIVLDSWNIKPRQTTNVSFTMGLTNNGADDKTTSAPVR is encoded by the coding sequence ATGGATTTTAATGATTATCTGTACCTGAGCGGGGGCAGCGCCAGCGGCCCCACCCAGATCGGTGCGGGTGTAAGCACCTATGCCGTGCTGGGCGATTACTCGCAGGGCTCCTTTGAAAGCAGCAACAGCGGCACGGACCTGGCTATCGACGGTAACGGCTACTTTGGCGTGCGCAAGCCCAACAGCAATCAGACATACTATACCCGCGCCGGAGATTTTTATTTCAACCAAAATCGTGAGCTGCAAAATCCTGAAGGATACCTCCTGCAAGGCTGGAAGGTCGACAATGAGAAAAAGCTGACATTCAATGGAGGGGCCACCAATCTCGGCACCTCAAAAACGGTTGAATCCGCTTACGTGGGCTCCGGCACGCCCACGGACATTGTGCTGGACAGCTGGAATATCAAACCCCGCCAAACTACCAATGTCAGCTTTACCATGGGACTGACCAACAACGGCGCCGACGACAAGACCACCAGCGCACCAGTCCGCTGA
- a CDS encoding flagellar hook-basal body complex protein: MASGAYATQSSIDVYDEGGSSHTLTVYYDQVDVSKTDSKGNLLYKIEGMPSNYTIYEYLVTIPPAEDQRSYGGEGYNQAANTWAKEPTKFYDDPDAGTNKNAGVLMSGVLIFDAGGQLVNQTAYTFGAAGGQSPNSQYAGNPADKSSWQPTKFSSNGLPVFTANFSGQPLANSVSETMRTAGSSTPYSQAQEYITELDLGLKNISPTWDNSSVNQIMRDKNGNPLSDRLSDGTSGYVAVGSDKYGYYFTQDDSTPPASGQFYGKAETPADLAGKWVGADSYGYYVEVDKQAGTLLKDATDIKIPVYQDSDNAYYIFDEVLGRKTDFYIKKDKVNTPVYKDEFGYYTQASPTAKRVYSRGKKEYYHDDNGFYVEDKLGRCRYGTENTTGDNKPVFHDDVYGFYYLEGVTRKPVSEADFTRVDIDSVRIVNPTPVTPEQPLDPPLQNQASGNVYGKLNGENVYVKDEKYCIYDEKLGKYASYYNPVIDKITGNIINEYIYNDDIGYYTQADVNDPKVYGKYKENGIPDPVNVMHDSNGFYIENPNAADGRKIYGHRGADVVYYSPANGFYVGREDKPTKLKEEDFLKIADDAAKFTATKGNVVAPDTKISIAEDSKPHVVYENQGNTLDTLAVTLTQKGIGEDGYPIYENIIKYGSSLPTMSSAERQNYASVANVSTPTIRERSQDGYAAGTLSSVNIDEAGVVHGVYSNGKTLPLYQIALYDFQNLQGLYREGGNLFSATQDSGEPRLGVAGDNGFGTTNAYNIEQSNVDMTREFVQMITTQRGFQANSKGITTVDTMLETVIGMKR; the protein is encoded by the coding sequence ATGGCCAGCGGGGCCTATGCCACGCAGTCCAGCATTGACGTTTATGATGAGGGCGGTTCATCCCATACGCTTACGGTGTATTATGATCAGGTGGATGTCAGCAAAACCGACAGCAAGGGCAATCTTCTCTATAAAATTGAAGGCATGCCTTCCAACTACACCATCTATGAATACCTGGTAACCATTCCACCGGCTGAGGACCAGCGCAGTTACGGCGGCGAAGGCTACAACCAGGCCGCCAATACCTGGGCCAAGGAGCCTACCAAGTTTTACGATGACCCCGATGCGGGCACCAACAAAAACGCCGGCGTACTTATGAGCGGCGTGCTGATTTTCGACGCCGGCGGTCAACTGGTGAACCAGACGGCCTATACCTTCGGGGCCGCGGGCGGCCAGTCCCCCAACAGCCAGTACGCCGGAAATCCGGCGGACAAGAGTTCCTGGCAACCCACCAAATTTTCCAGCAACGGCCTGCCCGTGTTCACGGCCAACTTCAGCGGCCAGCCACTGGCCAACAGCGTCAGTGAAACCATGCGTACGGCGGGTTCATCCACGCCCTACAGCCAGGCGCAGGAATATATTACGGAACTGGACCTGGGCCTGAAAAACATCAGTCCCACCTGGGATAACAGCAGCGTCAACCAGATAATGCGGGACAAGAACGGCAATCCCCTGAGCGACCGGCTGTCGGACGGAACTTCCGGTTATGTGGCTGTCGGCAGCGATAAATACGGTTATTATTTCACCCAGGACGATTCCACGCCTCCGGCCAGCGGACAGTTTTACGGCAAGGCTGAAACCCCGGCGGATCTGGCGGGGAAATGGGTAGGCGCGGACAGTTACGGCTACTACGTCGAGGTGGATAAACAGGCAGGTACATTATTAAAAGACGCAACTGATATAAAAATTCCGGTATATCAGGATTCAGACAATGCATATTATATTTTTGATGAAGTTCTTGGCAGAAAAACAGATTTCTATATTAAAAAAGATAAGGTAAATACACCTGTATATAAGGATGAATTCGGCTATTACACTCAGGCATCACCTACAGCGAAAAGAGTGTATAGCAGAGGTAAAAAGGAATATTATCATGATGATAACGGTTTTTATGTTGAAGATAAATTAGGACGATGTCGTTATGGAACCGAAAATACTACCGGTGACAACAAGCCTGTTTTCCATGACGATGTGTATGGTTTTTACTATCTGGAAGGAGTAACCAGAAAACCTGTTTCGGAAGCGGATTTCACACGAGTTGATATTGATAGCGTCCGGATAGTTAATCCCACACCTGTGACGCCTGAACAGCCTCTGGACCCGCCGCTCCAGAATCAGGCTAGCGGCAATGTCTACGGCAAGCTCAATGGGGAAAATGTCTATGTAAAAGATGAGAAATACTGTATATATGATGAAAAATTAGGCAAGTATGCCTCGTATTATAACCCTGTTATAGATAAGATAACAGGTAATATAATAAATGAATATATTTATAACGACGATATCGGCTACTATACTCAGGCGGACGTGAATGATCCCAAGGTTTACGGCAAGTACAAGGAAAACGGCATCCCCGATCCTGTTAATGTTATGCACGACAGCAACGGATTCTATATTGAAAACCCGAACGCTGCGGACGGCAGGAAAATATACGGCCACAGAGGGGCTGATGTCGTGTACTATTCACCGGCCAACGGATTTTATGTGGGCAGGGAAGACAAGCCGACCAAGCTGAAGGAGGAGGATTTCCTCAAGATCGCCGACGATGCCGCCAAATTCACGGCCACAAAAGGCAATGTTGTGGCCCCAGATACCAAGATCAGCATTGCGGAAGACAGCAAGCCCCATGTTGTCTATGAGAATCAGGGGAATACGCTGGATACCCTCGCGGTCACCCTGACGCAAAAGGGTATCGGCGAAGATGGCTATCCCATCTATGAAAACATCATCAAGTACGGCTCCAGTCTGCCGACAATGAGCTCGGCGGAACGGCAGAACTACGCCAGCGTCGCCAACGTCAGCACCCCTACCATCCGGGAGCGCAGCCAGGACGGCTATGCCGCCGGTACCCTGAGCAGCGTCAATATTGACGAGGCGGGCGTGGTTCACGGCGTCTATTCCAACGGCAAGACCCTGCCCCTGTATCAGATCGCCCTCTACGACTTCCAAAACCTGCAAGGTCTTTACCGTGAAGGCGGCAATCTTTTTTCCGCCACCCAGGATTCCGGTGAACCGCGTCTGGGCGTGGCCGGGGACAACGGCTTCGGCACCACCAATGCCTATAACATTGAGCAATCCAATGTGGACATGACCCGCGAGTTCGTGCAGATGATCACCACCCAGCGCGGTTTCCAGGCCAATTCCAAGGGAATTACAACTGTGGATACCATGTTGGAAACAGTCATAGGCATGAAACGCTAA